A stretch of the Planktothricoides raciborskii GIHE-MW2 genome encodes the following:
- a CDS encoding MBL fold metallo-hydrolase: MQNMDNQFTIHFWGVRGSIPCPGAETVRYGGNTPCIEMRVGGQRLIFDGGTGLRVLGQYLLGQMPVKANLLFTHSHWDHIQGFPFFVPAFIPGNRFHIYGAIAPNGSTIEQRLNDQMLHPNFPVPLQIMAAQLEFHDIKIGEVLEFGDVKVNTALLNHPGEAVGYRVSWNGYAAAYVTDTEHLPDKLDDNVLFLAHNADVLIYDATYTDEEYHSPKSSKVGWGHSTWQEAVKVAKAANAKRLVIFHHDPLHNDDFLDNVGEQVAQHFPNSLMAREGLSIQLIAPHSSSSPEAESPT, from the coding sequence ATGCAGAATATGGACAACCAATTTACGATTCACTTCTGGGGCGTGCGAGGAAGCATACCATGTCCCGGTGCAGAGACCGTCCGGTATGGCGGCAATACGCCATGCATCGAGATGCGGGTGGGAGGACAACGCTTAATTTTTGATGGAGGTACAGGCTTAAGAGTGTTGGGACAATACTTGCTCGGTCAGATGCCCGTCAAAGCCAATTTGTTGTTTACTCACTCCCACTGGGATCACATTCAGGGCTTCCCTTTTTTTGTCCCTGCTTTTATTCCTGGCAATCGCTTTCACATTTATGGAGCGATCGCCCCCAATGGCTCTACCATTGAGCAACGACTGAATGACCAGATGCTTCATCCAAATTTTCCCGTACCCTTGCAGATCATGGCCGCCCAGCTAGAGTTTCACGATATCAAAATCGGCGAAGTGCTGGAATTTGGGGACGTAAAAGTGAATACGGCACTGCTGAACCATCCCGGAGAAGCGGTCGGTTATCGAGTCAGTTGGAACGGCTACGCCGCAGCTTATGTCACGGATACAGAACATCTACCAGACAAGCTGGATGACAATGTTTTATTCCTCGCTCATAATGCTGACGTGCTGATTTATGATGCCACCTACACTGATGAGGAATATCACTCTCCAAAAAGTAGTAAAGTCGGCTGGGGTCATTCCACTTGGCAGGAAGCCGTTAAGGTGGCCAAGGCTGCGAATGCGAAAAGACTGGTGATTTTCCACCACGACCCCCTGCACAATGATGATTTTTTGGATAACGTAGGAGAGCAAGTAGCACAGCATTTCCCCAACTCTCTCATGGCCAGGGAGGGATTGTCGATTCAATTAATTGCGCCGCATTCTTCTTCCTCTCCAGAGGCAGAGTCCCCAACCTAG
- a CDS encoding bifunctional riboflavin kinase/FAD synthetase has translation MWITSSLSTVLTPTSIALGNFDGLHRGHQKVIEPILPSQLPHLFNSSLANPSSRSPACEYNQGSGGSGGGTKHPYSTLVTFDPHPQEFFSGESRSLLTPQEEKAQYLETMGVRQLILLPFDQKLATLSPQAFVAEILIKQLQACCISVGEDFRFGNRRSGTVDDLKAIAQPYGVTVNIVPLNKIDGLRISSSAIRHALSQGDILQANQLLGRPYRLIGEVIQGQQLGRTLGFPTANLQLSPDKFLPRYGVYAVRVTRDDQPTKHHLGVMNIGCRPTVAQGQPPTVEIHLLDWSGDLYGKTLTVDIEQFLRPEQKFASLDRLKSQIQLDCIQAKSLASATFPL, from the coding sequence GTGTGGATTACTTCTTCTCTCTCAACAGTTCTGACTCCAACTTCTATTGCTCTGGGCAACTTTGACGGGTTGCATCGAGGACACCAAAAGGTGATCGAGCCAATTTTGCCCTCCCAGTTGCCTCATTTATTCAATTCTAGCTTGGCAAACCCTAGTTCGCGATCGCCCGCTTGTGAGTACAACCAGGGATCTGGGGGATCTGGGGGCGGGACAAAACATCCCTACAGCACCTTAGTGACGTTCGATCCGCATCCCCAAGAGTTTTTTTCTGGTGAATCAAGATCCCTGTTAACGCCTCAAGAGGAAAAAGCCCAATACTTAGAGACGATGGGAGTCCGACAACTAATCCTGTTGCCGTTTGACCAAAAGCTGGCAACCCTCAGTCCACAAGCTTTTGTGGCGGAAATTCTGATTAAACAGTTACAAGCTTGCTGTATTAGTGTGGGGGAAGATTTTCGGTTTGGCAATCGGCGATCGGGGACGGTGGATGACTTGAAGGCGATCGCTCAACCTTATGGCGTAACCGTTAACATCGTTCCCCTGAACAAAATCGATGGACTACGCATTAGTAGCTCCGCCATTCGCCACGCCCTTAGCCAAGGGGATATCCTCCAAGCCAATCAACTCTTAGGTCGTCCTTATCGTCTCATTGGCGAAGTCATTCAAGGGCAGCAACTAGGTAGAACCCTGGGATTTCCCACCGCCAATTTACAACTATCCCCCGATAAGTTCTTACCTCGCTACGGTGTTTATGCCGTCCGAGTCACCAGGGATGACCAACCCACCAAGCATCACCTAGGGGTAATGAATATTGGCTGTCGTCCCACCGTGGCACAGGGTCAACCACCCACCGTCGAAATTCATCTTTTAGATTGGAGTGGGGATTTATACGGGAAAACCCTGACCGTAGACATTGAGCAATTTTTGCGCCCCGAACAAAAATTTGCTTCCCTCGATCGGTTAAAAAGCCAAATTCAATTAGATTGTATTCAAGCGAAATCTCTGGCTTCAGCCACATTCCCATTATGA